Part of the Pyrobaculum calidifontis JCM 11548 genome, TTGTCTCCAGCGTGGTTGATTATGTAAACGAGGTCCTCGGGGGCCAGTCTTACGTTCAATGGGTGGAGCACGGCGCCCATGCCTGGCACTGCCCAGTATAGCTCAAAGTGCCATATGGTGTTCCAGTCGAGAGTTGCCACTCTATCCCCAGGCCCTACGCCGAGTTTGTTAAGCCCGTCTGCCAGCTTTAGCACTCTCTCATATTCTCTCCCATAGGTGGATCGTATGTCGTTTCCATGAGGTGGGCGGTAGACGACTTCTACATCGCTATAAATCTCCTTTACATATTTCAATATGTTATTTAGTGTCAATTGATAGGTCTCCATAGGTGTATATTCGAGAGCATTTTAATACATTTTTTCGTCTATAGTCGAAGGAGATAATATTTATAGGGGAATTTCGGCGCACACATGGATGAGGCTATCTCTCTCCTAAGCAAGCTGATTTCCATACCTACGGTTAATCCGCCGGGGGAGAAGTACCAGGAGTTCGTAGAATTCGCTGAGAGGTTCTTCAAATCCCTCGGCATGGAGACCGAGGTCTTAGAGGTGCCTAAGTCCGAGGTGGCGGCGCGGTGCCCCGAGTGCGCAGACTACCCCAGGCTCATCCTACTCGCCCGCATAGGTGAGCCAAAGATACACTTCAACGGCCACTACGACGTAGTGCCCCCCGGCCCCTTGGAGAGCTGGAAGGTGACAAGGCCATTTGAGCCCGTCTATAGAGACGGCAGACTCTACGGAAGAGGCGCCGTGGACATGAAGGGCGGCCTCGCGGCCATTATGCTCGCGGCCGAGCGGGCCGTAAAGGCGGGGTTAAAGAACTTTGAAGTCTCCTTTGTACCCGACGAGGAAATTGGCGGAGAGACGGGGGCCGGCTACCTCGCGAGATCTGGAAAGGTAAAGGCTCCGTGGGTGATAATCGCCGAGGGGTCGGGCGAGGACAACGTCTGGATTGGGCATAGGGGGCTTGTGTGGTTCCTCGTTGAGGTCTACGGCAAACAAGCCCACGGATCTACTCCGTGGCTGGGCTTAAACGCCTTTGAAGGCGCCGCCTACATCGCCTACAGGCTGAGGGAATATGCAAAGGAGGTCTCCGCCCGTGTGAGCAAGTACGAATACGACGATCCCAGGGCGGCGTCGCCCACTGTGACCATCGGCGGCGAGGTGCGGGGCTCTGTGAAGACCAACGTGGTGCCGGGGTACTTCGCCTTCTCAGTAGACAGGAGAGTGATCCCCGAGGAGGACTTGGAACAAGTGAAGCGCGAGTTCATCGAATTTGTAGAGAGAGTGGCAAAGGAGCTTCCACACCGAGTTGAGGTTAAGGTAACCAATGTGTCAGAGGCGGCGCTCATCGAACCCACTCACCCGCTGGTGGAGGCCCTCTCCAGCTCCGTGGAGGAGGTGATAGGGAGGAAGCCAAGGCGCACTGTGTGCGTCGGCGGCTTAGACGCCAGGTTCTTCATTAAGGCCGGCATACCCACTGTGACATATGGCCCAGGTCCAATAGGCCTAGCCCACGCCCCCGACGAATATGTAGAGGTGAGGCAGGTAGTCAACGTGGCCCAAGTGTACTTCAACCTTTTGAAAAAACTGAGGTAGTCACCGCCTGCGCCGCTCGTAGTACTGCACCAGCTCTCGTTCTGACAGCTTGTAGTAGGCGGCTGGTTTTCCCACGGGCATTATGTACAGCGGAGTCTCCTCCTCAGAGAGGCCGAGGATCTCTGCCACATCTTCGTCGTAGAAGGCGCCTACGGCCACAGTGCCCAGGCCCAGCGCCGTGGCTTGTAGATAGACGTTCTGCGCGGCATGGCCTAGGTCCATTGGGACGTAGCGTAGCCGGCCCCGCTCTCCGTACACCCGAGTAGTTCTGGCAAACACCGCGGTGAAGACTATTGAGACTGGGGCCTCGAGCACCCACCGTTGATCTAAGGCGGCTCGGTAGAGCTCTCTCCTAAAGTCTCCGCTCTTCCTCAGAGTTAAGCTGTGACGGTGCGGCTCGTAGTGGTACACGCCGGCGGCCAAGTAGCCGTCGCCAGCGGCCACCCCCCACTCGCCCACTACCGCGTATACTTCCAGGGGGTATTGCGCCCCTGCCGACGGAGCTGTTCTTAGGCCGTACCTAGTTTCACTTATGCCGTACGCCGCCCACAAGAGCTGGCCAAGCTCCTCCAGCGTTATTGGCTCGTCTCGGTACTCTCTTACAGAGCGCCTATTGGCCAAGGCCTCCTCCACTGAGACCGTGCCCCTAAGCTTGGGGTATGGCAGAAACACTTCGACGCCGCTTATCCTCTGCGGCTTCCTCATGTCTATATGCGAGATATCTAGGTATATAGCTGTGGCTGTTGCAAGAGAGGCGGCTATGCCGGCTATTAGTCTGCCCAGGGGCGTGGCCAATATTATTTTTAAGAAGGAGCGGCGCCACATGTGTGAATAGGGTGTCCATATCTTTTTTCATTCTAGGCGTTACGTCCATCGTGCTAATTCTGCTTGGCCTTTTAACCGCGGTGTCGGGGCTCTGCCTAGTTAAGCCGGACGTGGTGGAAAAGGCCACGGCGGGGCTACTGACATATGCCGCATGCACCCGCCTCCACCTCTATTGGTCAATTGCGGCCATTTTTGTGGCGGTTGTGCACGGCGTGGCGGGGCTAGACGTGTGGCTTTCGCGTCTTGGGTTAGATGGATGGTGGCTGTGGCCCATTGGCGCGGGCGCGGCGGCTTGGTTTATTTACATGTATCTGGCATAGTTCGTGGGGCTGGGCTCCTCTTGGCGCGTGGTGTATGAATCGTACAAGAAGATTGTGAAGTTCTACGAGCGGGCTAACCTACTCGTGACGTTTGGAAACGTCGATAGGTGGAGGCGTGAGGCGATTGGCCTCTTCTATCAGTTGGATGGGAAAAACCCCCTACGCGTCCTTGACGCAGGGGCTGGGCCTGGGAACATGGCCAGGCATATAAGGGGGGTGAAGTACGTCGTGGCGTTGGATGCCACAGCGGAGATGCTTCGCGCAAACGACGTGGCCGACGACAAAGTCGTCGGGCTTTTTGAATATATGCCGTTTAGGTCTAGATGCTTCGACGTAGTACTAGCTGGCTACTCTCTACACGCCGCTGTGGATTTTGAAAAGGCAGTAGCCGAATTCAGCAGAGTGGCCGAATACCAAGTGGCCGTGTCTATAGGCAAGCCGGACAACATAATAGCGCGGGGGCTCCTGTACTTCTATACGAGGTACATACTCCCCAGACTGGCTTGCATAGTGGCGCCCAGGGGCGTCTGCGACGAATACGGAAAGATATTTGTTATAGTGAAGTCGCAAATGCCCAATTCCCTTGTTAAGAGGACTATTGAGAAGTATGCGACAAGTCTTGTGTTTAAGACGAGAGGTCTTGGGGGCGTTTATATGTACGTAGCAAAGAGTAGGAGGTAGGCGTGGGCGAGAGTTATCGCCCCCAAATTGCGATATAGTAAGGCGTGTATGCCAGATAGCGTTTTTGTAGAGAGAAGCCTGCGGCTTTTAGCGTGTTCTCTACGCCTTTCCAGCTGAAGACGTGTTTTGCGCCCATGGCCACGACCATGGCTAGTAGGCCGGGGGTGGACTCCACCACTTGTTGCCCCACGAGCAACTGCGTGTTCTTTCCCGCAACAGCGGCAACGCACTGCAACTCTCTGACTGGGTCTATTAGCCAGTAGAGCGTGTGCAACAGCAAGACGGCGTCTACGCCCCACGGAGCTATGTTCCTAATGCGATGCACTGCGTCGCATATGGTAGAGGCATGTATGAGGCAGATGCCCTTTGTGCACTCGCCTGGCTTTACGCCTAGCGTAGCCGCGGCGAGTTCTAAGTTGTCCCTCCTGTAGTCAAACCCTATGTACAACTTTGGCTTGTGCATTTCTAACACGGCCATGGCGTCGTGCCCCTCTTTTACAATTGGCTCAAATATCACCTGGTGTCTCTCTATGCCGACTAGCTGGAGAAACGTCCTCCTCAAGATTTTGTACCACCCCTGGCTCAGCATCGTGGAGTATACGATGGAGATGGTGTTTTCGTCGGCTCTGTTTGTGGCCACGTTGACGGCGCCTATTCTGTCAAATGACTCGTGCAGTTCCACAAACTCAATGGCGTAGCTGTTTGTGGGATATTCCGGCTTTTCAGGCCGCTTCTTAATATGCCCGTCCTCTCTCACGTATCCCCTAATCTTGAGCGATATGTACAGCGCCCTTGCAAAAACGCTTTCACGTATAGAGGAGAGGCCAATATCGCTGAATACCTCGTCCCACCACTTAACTGCGTACCAAGTGCTCCAGCCCAGCGCCCTCTTTACCTGCCCCACCCCGCCAGCCGCCTCTATGAAGGGCTTGTAGTACCTGAGTACGTTAATCTCCTCGACAAACCTCATGTGCAGACGACAATGCCAGATTCCCTCAACCTCCTCATTAAGGGTAGAAGGTCCTTTGGAACTCTTCCGCTTTGTATTACCTCAAGAACGGCGTTTTGCATAGACAGTGGCAACAGGGCGAACCTCTCCCAATCCCTAATTTCACAGTCTAGTACGCTGTTCTCTTCGACATCGCCAATATTAAACACGTGGCCGTTTGGGCATACAACTTCGCCGTGGGTAGTCGGTGGAACAAACTCTACTCCGCAGACTGGGCACTTGACTTTTTCAAGGCGGAGGGCCATATACTACACATACGGCAGCCTTTTTTATGATTCTGGTGTAATTCTCTTTATGTACTAAAAGGCTAATTTAAACACGTTGTAAAAGTAGTCTGGCTTATAGTATATTTTTGGGCTCTCGTCGCCTAGCGCCAATGTGGCATATCTACTGCCCAATCTCCTCGCCTCGCAAATCGCGCTCTCAATCGCCTTGTCTGAAAACTCTGGAGAGGCGAGCCATATGTAGTCTATGTTGAAGTTCCACTTGTTGAGGTATACTAGGTATTTGAAGTCCTCTTTGCTTGAGGCTAGAATCACGTGGTCCGGCGTGGGCTCCGGGTGCCCCTCCACGGCGCCCTCCAAGTATATGCCAGTGGCACAGGGCCTCGTGGTGGAGTATATGTACAGCGAGCCGCGCTGCTGATAGAGCTCTCTCTCCACCTCCGCGGGCGTGATCAATATCTTAGTCCCACGGAGTTGCGTCAAGAAGTCTAACTTCCTCATTTTCTTAAGGATGGCGATGTAGGCCTCCTCCAGCCTAGGCTTCTCCGACGCCCACCTCACCTTTATTACACATCCCTCGACAAATCGATAGAGGTGGAAGAGCTCCACAAGCGGCTTAGACCAAAAGAGCCTCAGCCGGCCCAAGTGTCTGTACCAGTTGGTAAACTCGTCGGGGGTAAGGGGATCTAGGCACGTCATTAGGAAAACAGAGAGTTGCGGCGCGTTACCAATTTCTCGAGCTCGGAGAGCGTGGTGAGCATGGCGGCGTAGTCCTTGGCTGAGAGGAGGTTGAGTAGCGTGTTTAACTTGTCGAATATAGCGGCGTCTATGGCCTCGAGGTCTCTCTTCGACGTGGCCTTCCCCTCGGGGGACTTCACCTTTACGGCTATCATGTTTACGGCCTTCAATGCGCGGCCCAGCTCATCTACGTTGTCCGAGTTGAGCATCTGCTTCCTTATCTGGGTCTCAATCTCCTTCAGACCCTTATATATCAGCTGTCTAATCTTGGGCTCATCTTCTATGCTCTTGTAGCCCGGATAAACAAAGAACCGAGGCGCCACGCAGAACGGCCCCGACCCCGTATAAATACTTTCTCTTCAGCGATTTAAAAAGAACTGAGCAGAGGAAGACGTGATCGGCTGGGTGGACCATTTCGACTACTATGGCCCAATTACCGATGTAAAAATTCTGCGGGAGCCGCGCTTTCTGCTGTCAGCGATAATCATAGGCCCCTCGGAGGAGGGATTTGAACACGCCATCGCCGCGTGGAGCTCCTTTGGGACTCTAGAGGTGGTTGAGGGCGTGTACGCATATTTGATGCAAATGAAGAGGGGGCTTCTCACGAAGAAAGAGCTGGCGCACAAGCTAATCCCCCTATTGCAAAAGGCCACAGTAGCGGACATCCTCGCCCTCCAGAGGGTGTTAAAGCTCGGCGCCGGGTTTACCACCTGCGACATTGGCTTAGTGGTGCTTTCCCACGTCCCGGTAGTCGGCGCAACGCCGCCGAGGCGCCCCTCAACTGTTCTACTTGAAAAGATGGGAGAGGAGTCCGTGGTCTATGTGGCCAGAAATAACGAGGGGTCTCCCGTCTACGACTTAGAGACCATGTGTATAATGCCCATGTCTGAGGGAGAGGCGCCCCACCCCTTGTACGCTGCCTACTTGAGGGGGTACAAAGTGGTGACTGAGGGCATCCCCGGGGAGGGCGACTTATGCGTCGTGCACAAGAGGCTGGGCGTCAGGTGTCGTAATCTTTGGCAGTTCCCAACGACGCCATAGCGATACAATCCTAATGGCTGTGACTGACGCAATTGTTGTAAACATGGCGGCCTCACGGCCCGCGGGAAGCGTGGCCAAATATATAATGCCGCCAACGGCGGCCGCCGTTGCGTAGATCTCTCTTCTCAAGATCTGTGGAATTTCGCCAGCGAGGACGTCCCGCACTACTCCGCCGCCCGCAGCCGTGATTGAGGCCAGCGCCGCGACTAAAAACCAGCTCTCCGACGCGGAGTAGCCGTGTTTCAGGGCGAAGCTAGCCGCTACGTCTGCGCCTATCGCAGAGAATGCGCCGAGGCCAACTGCGTCCGGGTAGAGGAATAAGTCTTTGTATGATCTGACGCGTGGGTATAGTATGAAGGTGGCCACGGAGGCGGCCACAGCCGTCAGGGAATACGGTAAATAGATTAGGTTTACCGGGGGCACTCTGCCCAACAGCACGTCTCTTATTATTCCGCCGGCCAAAGCTGTGGAGAAGCCGAGGGTTATCACTCCCAGCAAGTCCATGTTCTTCTCCCCTGCCTTTAATGCCCCAGATACGGCGAAGGCGACAATTCCGACGTAGTTCAATACCTCTAGGACCGCCTCGGCGTGCATAAGCCCAAGCGCTCGGCAATCGCCACGTCGTCTATAACCGGCTTTACGAATTTTATGAAACGCGCCACATCTCTTCTCCTGTAGACAACTGTGAAACGGCGTTGGCCGCCCTCGTCTGTGGTCTCCAGGGGTCTTATGCCAAGAAGAGACAGCGAATTTCTCACCCTTCTATCCCACAGCCTTATTATTAACACCATGTCGCCTCCGTGGGGGTCCGCTAGGAAGAGCTCGCCGTGTGCCTCAAATACGCCCTTGAGGAAGTATACATGTTCCAGGAGAGTTGTCGGCTTGTACCTGCAGAACTCCTCGGGCAACTCCGCCGCGTCTCCCTCAACTCTGAAGCCTAAGTCTCTCAGCCACATCGAGATGTGGGGCCTCAACCCCCTCACAACGCAG contains:
- a CDS encoding M20 family metallopeptidase, whose protein sequence is MDEAISLLSKLISIPTVNPPGEKYQEFVEFAERFFKSLGMETEVLEVPKSEVAARCPECADYPRLILLARIGEPKIHFNGHYDVVPPGPLESWKVTRPFEPVYRDGRLYGRGAVDMKGGLAAIMLAAERAVKAGLKNFEVSFVPDEEIGGETGAGYLARSGKVKAPWVIIAEGSGEDNVWIGHRGLVWFLVEVYGKQAHGSTPWLGLNAFEGAAYIAYRLREYAKEVSARVSKYEYDDPRAASPTVTIGGEVRGSVKTNVVPGYFAFSVDRRVIPEEDLEQVKREFIEFVERVAKELPHRVEVKVTNVSEAALIEPTHPLVEALSSSVEEVIGRKPRRTVCVGGLDARFFIKAGIPTVTYGPGPIGLAHAPDEYVEVRQVVNVAQVYFNLLKKLR
- a CDS encoding SagB/ThcOx family dehydrogenase, encoding MWRRSFLKIILATPLGRLIAGIAASLATATAIYLDISHIDMRKPQRISGVEVFLPYPKLRGTVSVEEALANRRSVREYRDEPITLEELGQLLWAAYGISETRYGLRTAPSAGAQYPLEVYAVVGEWGVAAGDGYLAAGVYHYEPHRHSLTLRKSGDFRRELYRAALDQRWVLEAPVSIVFTAVFARTTRVYGERGRLRYVPMDLGHAAQNVYLQATALGLGTVAVGAFYDEDVAEILGLSEEETPLYIMPVGKPAAYYKLSERELVQYYERRRR
- a CDS encoding methyltransferase domain-containing protein — translated: MGLGSSWRVVYESYKKIVKFYERANLLVTFGNVDRWRREAIGLFYQLDGKNPLRVLDAGAGPGNMARHIRGVKYVVALDATAEMLRANDVADDKVVGLFEYMPFRSRCFDVVLAGYSLHAAVDFEKAVAEFSRVAEYQVAVSIGKPDNIIARGLLYFYTRYILPRLACIVAPRGVCDEYGKIFVIVKSQMPNSLVKRTIEKYATSLVFKTRGLGGVYMYVAKSRR
- a CDS encoding trimeric intracellular cation channel family protein; protein product: MHAEAVLEVLNYVGIVAFAVSGALKAGEKNMDLLGVITLGFSTALAGGIIRDVLLGRVPPVNLIYLPYSLTAVAASVATFILYPRVRSYKDLFLYPDAVGLGAFSAIGADVAASFALKHGYSASESWFLVAALASITAAGGGVVRDVLAGEIPQILRREIYATAAAVGGIIYLATLPAGREAAMFTTIASVTAIRIVSLWRRWELPKITTPDAQPLVHDA